The genomic region ATATTTTTTATGAATTCATCATTTGATGATGAGTCTTGGTATATTTTTTGCAGTTCATTAGATTGGGAATTTATATTTGATATTTCAAAAGTTACCTCATTAACGGTAAGATTTTTATTTGATCTATTAATTTCAACATTAACGTTAAATTTTTTAATAGTATTATTAGTTCCATAATATTTGTTTGATATAGTAGGTTGTGAACAAGATGTAATTGAAAAAATTATGAGAAATATAAAGAGATATTTTTGTAATTTCATTAGTAAAATCCTCACTAAGTTAAGTTTAGTTTATGTTATTTTTTATATTATTTAGTCTTGAATCTATAGAGTTCATTAAAGTATTTTGTGTAGAGTTAGCATAATTGTTTATATTTAGATTATTGGCTTCCAGTATTTTTTTGATTTCTCCCAATTCGGAGTCAATATTATTGAGTTCAATTTCACTATAATTTGTATTAAAGTTATCTAAATAAGAATTTATATTATTCATATTTGAATTTATTTGATTAACAGAGTTTAATAAATTTTTTATTTTAGGGTCATTCATCTTATATTCCTCCAAAAAATAATTATAATATTAAATTATGTAAAAATAAACTTTAAAGGTTACAATTATAAAAATTAAATGTACATTTTTTAAAACAACAACTAATAAAATAAAAAAATAAAATAGAATTTTTGGAGGGTAATGTGACCAAAATTAAACTATTTAATTTTATTTTATTTATGAACTTTATTATATATATTTTTTCAAATTTAATTATATTTAAATATGTTACACAAAGTACATATTATGTATTTTACATGTGTTTAAGAGATATAATATTATTTTTATTTTCTATAGCACTGTATTTAAATTTTTATAATTCTAGAATAAGTTCAATGTTAGTATTTCCAAAATTAAACGGTAAAATTATTAAAAATTCAATAATAATTGGAGTTTCATTTTATTTAATAGCTAATGGTGCAAATTTAATTTTCACATCGATATTTAAATTTACTTTAGGTAATGGATTTTATTTGAATAGTATTTATATTAAGGATTATTTTGGTTTTGAATTTATTGTATATATTTTTATTCATACAATTTTTACAGAATTATTTTTTAGATGTATTTTAAAAGATGCATTTAGATTTTTATCAAATAAATCTAGATTAATATTAACATCTATTATATTTTCATTTTTCTTTTTTGGATTGTCACAAATTGTATATGGATTTATCATTGGCATTTTGCTCATGAGTTTTTTAGATAGGATAGGAAGTGTAACTACCATAATAATAACTAGTTTAACCATAAATATAGCTGATTATTTTGTTAGGGTAATTGGAAATAATTTTACACAAACTTTAATTTCATATAAAACATTTTTCAAGAGTACTGATGTATTTGTTAATCTTATATTTCCAATTATTATAATTCTTATTGGGATGATAATTTATTCGATTTTGAGAGAGAACATAAACATAAATACTAAATCAGTTTCAGCTTTACCTCCAAATGTTAAAGAAGGTAATTTTAATACTAGTATAGATAGTGTAGCAGATATTTATATTTTATTGTTTTTTGTAACATATTTTATTATCACATTCATAGGGTATAAAATATCTCTTTAATTAAATTTTTAGTTCAGCTTTGTCGATTTGGAGAATATATTGAATTGTTAGCTGTTTAAAAGGAGTATTATTTTATGTTTAAGAATAGATTAAGAAATTATGGTTTATGGGTATCTGTAGCAGCACTTATTCCTTTATTATTATCAGCATTTGGAATTAATCTTATTAATGAAGATAAATATGTACAGGTAATAAATTGTATATTGTCTATACTTGTAGCTCTAGGATTAATAAATAATCCAGATACAAATAATCGTTGGTATAAAGATGACAAAATAGAAGAGTGTAAAAATGAAAAGTTAAATTAGTTATTATTTGTGGGAATAAATGTTAACATTTATTCCCACTTTTTTGTATAAATAAACTCTATTATGGAAGTATAGATAATACATTAATAATAAAATGAGGATGAAATGAAGAATAAACCATTACTAAGAAGTGTAATAGTTATTTTATGTATAGGACTATTTATAGATTTACATATAGAAACTGTTTATGCTAATATGAATCTTAATGAGAATATTGCAAATATAGATAGGATTGAAAAGCACTGGTGGGGATATAGAAGGTATATTAGTAGTGATCAGATATCTAAATTTTCAACTGAACTTGATTTATTAGCAGCTGAGCTTAGTTTAATTGGGGGATTGACGACTCCTATAAGTTTTTTAAATCCTTTAGCTGGAGTTATTGTAGGTAGTATGTTTGAAATAACATCATCTTATTGTTGGTTGTTATCTACTTATTTTATCAAGATAGATAAAGGTAATGGTATTATTGTAGATTTTGCAAATGGATTTATATTTAGAGTAAGGGCTATGTAGATAGAGAGGACTAAAATAACTAGTCCTTCTCTTTTTGTTTATAGGTTTAACATCGAGTTCATATTGTATATTCCGGAATTTTTACCAAATAGATAGAGTGCAGCCTTTAATGCACCTTGTGCGAAAACATCACGTGATATAGCAGTGTGCTTTAATTCTATAATTTCATTATTTCCACCAAATAAAATTTCATGTGATCCTATCATGTTTCCACATCTTATTGAATGGACTCCTATTTCTTTTTTTTCACGTTTCTTTTCACCCAATCGTCCATGATTAAAATCAACATCTTCATTAAATTTATCCTTCACAAAATTATTTATTGTGTCCATGAGCATTATTGCAGTTCCACTAGGTGAATCAAGTTTTTGGTTATGATGTTTTTCGGTTATTTCTATATCATAATCTTTATAGAGTGATTGGAGTGCCGTTTTTAATAATTTTTGCAAAACGTTTATTCCAATACTCATGTTGTAAGATATAAAAATAGGGATTGTTTTGCTTGCATCGTTTATTTTATTTAATTGTTCTTTTGTATGACCAGTTGTGCAGATTACAATTCCTATTTTTTTGTTTAAGGCATAAGTTAAAATGCTATCTAATGAGTTTGGATGTGAGAAGTCGATTATTATATCAACCTTTTCTTGTACATCATTTATATTAAGATAGGTTTTAACTTTATTTTCATTATTTTGTTTATTATCAACACCACATATAATTTCTAAGTTATCATACGTGTGACTTAATTCCTCAATTGTTTTTCCCATACGTCCATTTATACCATTTAGAAGTATTTTTAACATTTTTCCTCCAAAGTTTTTTAGATTTTAAAGTAATTCAATATTTTTCATTTCGTCTTTTAATTTGTTTAAATTGTTTTGATCCATTTCTACAAGGGGTAATCTGAATCCTCCAACATTTTTACCCATTAAATTTAATACAGTCTTTATTGGTATTGGATTTGTTTCTATGAAAAGTGAATTTGTAAAATTTAGATATTTAAGTTGAAGTTCTAATGATTTTTTGATATTGCCATTTATATATTCATGTGTGATATCATGAACGATTTTAGGGAGAATATTACCTAATACAGTAACTGTACCTTTTCCTCCTATACTCATAAATGGAACAATTTGATCATCATTTCCAGAATATAAGTCGATTTGAGGACAAAGCTTTCTATATAGTATAGCCTGGCTTATATTTCCAGAAGCTTCTTTGATTGAGGTAACATTTTTAAGTTTAGAAAGTTCAAGTAATATTTCAGGTGATATATTCATTCCAGTTCTTGAAGGAACGTTGTATGCCATAATTGGAAGATTAATATGATCATTTATAGTTTTAAAGTGTTCAATTAATCCTTTTTTAGAGGTTTTATTATAATACGGTGTTATAACTAATAGTCCATCAGCTCCAACTTCTTTTGAAAATTTAGAAAGTTCAAGAGTTTTTTGAGTATTATTTGTTCCAACTCCAGCAATTACTGGGATTTTTTTGTTTATAATTTCTACAGTTGTCTGAATTAATCTTTTCTTTTCGTTATCAGTGAGTGTAGAACCTTCCCCAGTAGTTCCACAAATTATAATTGCATCTGTGTTATTTTTAACATGCCAATTTAAAAGTTCTTCCAATTTGTCTAAATTAATATCACCATTTTCATTAAAAGGTGTAACAATGGCAACGCCTGAACCAATAAATAAACTCATAATATTACTCTCCTTTATTATTTAAAATATATTCAGCTATTTGAACTGCATTTAAGGCAGCCCCTTTTAGAATATTATCAGCAACAACCCAAATGTTTATTGCTTTGTCGCAAGACTCATCAAGTCTAATTCGTCCAACAAATACTTCATCTTTTCCAGAAATATATCTTGGCATTGGGTACTTATTTTTTTTAATATCATCTATTAATGTAATTCCTTTAAAATTTTTAAGCTCATTTAAAATATCGTCTAGTGTAAAGTCATTTTCAAATTCTACATTTATACTTTCACTGTGAGAATTTTCAATAGGAACCCTAACACAAGTAGCAGTTATTTTGAGAGATTCGTCTTGCAATATTTTCCTAGTTTCATTTATCATTTTCATTTCTTCTTTTGTATATCCATTATCAGTGAATACATCAATTTGAGGGATCAGATTTCCTTTTATTAAATATTGGAATTTGTTTAAATTTACTTCAATATCTACATCTAGATCTTTAATGCCTAAGTTCCCAGCACCTGAAACTGCTTGATAGGTTGAATAAATTATTCTTTTTATTTTAAATTTATCATGAAGTGGTTTAAGAGCTACGACAGCTTGTATAGTTGAGCAATTTGGATTTGCTATAATTCCATTATTTTTCAAAGCTTCTTTTCCATTAACTTCAGGAACTACAAGAGGTGTATTTTTATCCATTCTAAACGCACTAGAGTTATCAATAACAAGAGCATTTTTTTGTACAAATAAATGGGAAAATTTGAGGCTTGTATCACTGCCAGCAGAGAAGAATGCAAAATCTATATCATCTTTAATATTATCTCTGTTTAATTCAATAACTTCATATTCTTTATTTTTAAAATTAAGCTTGGACCCTTCAGATTTTTTGGAAGCGTATAGATAAATATTATTGACAGGAAAATTCCTTTCTTCTAATACTTTAAGAAAGGTTCTTCCTATTTTTCCTGTTGCACCAACAACAGCTACATTATATCGCATAGAAATAACCTCCAGATTTAAAATATAATATCTATTATAGTATAAATGAATTTAATTTAATAATCAAAAACTAATATAAAGTATATTTGAAATAAGTTGTGGTTAAACTGTTATTATATAAATATATACTTTTTTTGAAAGAGGTGATTTATTATAAGTAATAGTAGTTCTCTAAAAAGGGTAATAAAACAAAAGTTGAAGTCGAATAAGAAATTAACTGAATTAGAGCAATTAAGGGAAAATCTAAAGTATGAAATAGCTGAGGAGCTTGGACTGAAAGATAAAGTTGATAAATACGGATGGAGCGGGCTTACATCTAGTGAAACAGGAAAAATTGGTGGGATAATGACTAAAAGGAAGAAGGAATTGAATGTTCCTAAAAATTCGGATATATTGAATCGTTCAAAATAATAACCTTCTGTAAAAAATGGAGGTTTTTTGTTTTTTGATTATTGACTTTTATGTAGGAATTATGCATAATAATATCTGTGGTTTGTATTTGATTTGGCTGGATAGCTCAGTTGGTAGAGCAGAGGACTGAAAATCCTCGTGTCGCTGGTTCGATTCCTGCTCTAGCCACCAAAGAATTTAAGGCAGTGCAAAAGCACTGCCTTAAATATTTTTTGATTTTTCATAAATAAATGATTTAACTTCTTTATCTAGTTCAATAATGGTATTTAAATCTGGATTTTCTATAACTCCATAATGTGATAGAGATTTTTCAATTAAATTTTCTATATCTAAAAATGATATTTTCTTGGTTAAAAATAATCTAACAGCCTCTTCATTTGAAGAATTAAATACAGTTGTTGCTGTACCTCCAAGTTTACCAGCATCAAATGCCATTTTTACACAAGGATATCTAGATAAATCCACTTTAGAAAAGTTTAATGAGGATATTTCTTCAAAATTTAATGGTTTAAAATTTTTATTTTGTATTCTATCTGGATATGTCAGAGCGTATTGAATAGGAACCCTCATGTCTGGAGTTCCAAGTTGAGCTATTATACTTGAATCATTAAATTCGACCATCGAGTGTATGATACTTTCACGATGGAGTATTACTTTTATATTTTGATAATCTACATTGAATAGAAAGTGTGCTTCGATTATTTCAAGTCCTTTATTTGCCATTGTTGCAGAATCTATTGTTATTTTTGCCCCCATTGACCAATTTGGGTGTTTTAGTGCATCTTCAATAGTCACATTTTTAAGTTCTTCTCTTGTTTTATCTCTAAAACTCCCACCAGATGCTGTTAAAATTATATTTTTTATGTCCTCATGGGTTTTTCCATTTAAACATTGAAAGATAGCTGAATGTTCACTATCAAGTGGTATAAGTTCTACATTATATTGTTTGATTTTTTTATTTATTATGTGACCTGCTGTAACAAGGGTTTCTTTGTTTGCAAGAGCAATATTTTTATGAGATTCTATTGCGTATATTGTTGGAAGAAGTCCGATATTTCCAACTAAACTATTTATAATAGTATCTGATTTGTTAAATGTAGCAATCTCTAATAATCCTTCGTTTCCGTATGTGAATTTTATATTTGGATATTCCGCATGCATACGCTCAAAATCATCTTTATTTTTTAAGCATACAAGTTCTGGGGAAAAATGTTTTAAAATCTCTCTAAGTTTAGTTATATTTTCACCGATAGAGATTGAATTTAATTTAAATTTGTGTGGGTTATTCTTTATAACATCGAGAGATTGTATTCCAATGGAGCCTGTTGCTCCTAGAATAGAAATATTTTTCATTTTCAAAATCTCCTTATAAGTTAGTGTATGTATGCAAGTGATTTTATTTTATTTACTATGAGTTCAGGGTCAAGACCAGATATTTTTCTCAAGCTATTGGTATCCCCATGATGAAAGAAATTATTTTCAATTCCAAATATTTCGATGTCATTCTTATATTTATGCTTAATTGCAAATTCACAAATACCTGAACCGAATCCTCCAATTTTGCATGCTTCTTCTATTGTTACAATTGGTACATTTGATTTAAATATTTCATGAAGCATATCTTCATCCATTGGTTTTATAAAACGTGCATTTACAATTTTAATATTTATATTTTCACTCTTTAATGAGTTGCATATTTCGTGGGCAATATCAAGCATTGGACCGAAGGTTAAAATAGCTAAATCATTTCCTTCTTTTTCAACTGTCCATGAACCGAACCTGATATTTTTAAAATGCGGAACATGGGTTAATTCAGAATATCCTCGAGGATATCTATAGGATATGATTCCCTTATCTTCATAATTATAGAGACAATTATGCAATAAGTGTTGGGCTTCTATTTGATCTTTTGGCATTACTATTGATATGTTTGGTATTGGTCTAAGAAAGCTAATATCATAGATACCATGATGAGTATCGCCGTCACCTGTTGCGAAACCACATTTATCTATTGCAATTACCATATTTATATTTTGTCTTGCTATATCATGTATTATTTGGTCATACGCACGTTGTAGGAAAGTTGAATATACGAAAAATATTGGTTTGAGTTTTGATAAAGCTAATGCAGCAGAAAACGTTGCCCCGTGTTGTTCTGCTATTCCAACATCAAAAGTTCTATTTGGGAACTTATTTTTAAAAAATTCTAACTTAGAGCCTTTAGTCATTGCGGGTGTGATACAAATGATATTTTTATCCTTTTTTGCAAGATGTTCTACAGTTTCTGATATAACTGCCCCCCAGGCTCTATGATTTTGTTTTTTGGATTTAATTTTTAATCCAGTAGATTTATCAAAAGGACCAATACCATGCCATGATCCTACAGCATCATTTTCTGCATTATGAATTCCTTTTCCCTTTTTTGTGATTATGTGAAGAACACATGGTTTAGAAATATTTTTAATTTCAGTTAGATTATTTATTAAACTTTTGATATTGTGTCCATCGATTGGTCCGGAATAATGCAAATTCATACTTTGAAAAAAATTTTTAATTGAGTAATTTATTGATTCATTTTTTTTAAGATTGGATATGTATGATGACGAGTCATATATGTCTTTATTATTGCTATTTTTAGGAATTATGGCACAGATGTTT from Candidatus Arthromitus sp. SFB-mouse-Japan harbors:
- a CDS encoding type II CAAX prenyl endopeptidase Rce1 family protein, translated to MTKIKLFNFILFMNFIIYIFSNLIIFKYVTQSTYYVFYMCLRDIILFLFSIALYLNFYNSRISSMLVFPKLNGKIIKNSIIIGVSFYLIANGANLIFTSIFKFTLGNGFYLNSIYIKDYFGFEFIVYIFIHTIFTELFFRCILKDAFRFLSNKSRLILTSIIFSFFFFGLSQIVYGFIIGILLMSFLDRIGSVTTIIITSLTINIADYFVRVIGNNFTQTLISYKTFFKSTDVFVNLIFPIIIILIGMIIYSILRENININTKSVSALPPNVKEGNFNTSIDSVADIYILLFFVTYFIITFIGYKISL
- a CDS encoding phage holin, with translation MFKNRLRNYGLWVSVAALIPLLLSAFGINLINEDKYVQVINCILSILVALGLINNPDTNNRWYKDDKIEECKNEKLN
- the dapB gene encoding 4-hydroxy-tetrahydrodipicolinate reductase, whose product is MLKILLNGINGRMGKTIEELSHTYDNLEIICGVDNKQNNENKVKTYLNINDVQEKVDIIIDFSHPNSLDSILTYALNKKIGIVICTTGHTKEQLNKINDASKTIPIFISYNMSIGINVLQKLLKTALQSLYKDYDIEITEKHHNQKLDSPSGTAIMLMDTINNFVKDKFNEDVDFNHGRLGEKKREKKEIGVHSIRCGNMIGSHEILFGGNNEIIELKHTAISRDVFAQGALKAALYLFGKNSGIYNMNSMLNL
- the dapA gene encoding 4-hydroxy-tetrahydrodipicolinate synthase → MSLFIGSGVAIVTPFNENGDINLDKLEELLNWHVKNNTDAIIICGTTGEGSTLTDNEKKRLIQTTVEIINKKIPVIAGVGTNNTQKTLELSKFSKEVGADGLLVITPYYNKTSKKGLIEHFKTINDHINLPIMAYNVPSRTGMNISPEILLELSKLKNVTSIKEASGNISQAILYRKLCPQIDLYSGNDDQIVPFMSIGGKGTVTVLGNILPKIVHDITHEYINGNIKKSLELQLKYLNFTNSLFIETNPIPIKTVLNLMGKNVGGFRLPLVEMDQNNLNKLKDEMKNIELL
- a CDS encoding aspartate-semialdehyde dehydrogenase, encoding MRYNVAVVGATGKIGRTFLKVLEERNFPVNNIYLYASKKSEGSKLNFKNKEYEVIELNRDNIKDDIDFAFFSAGSDTSLKFSHLFVQKNALVIDNSSAFRMDKNTPLVVPEVNGKEALKNNGIIANPNCSTIQAVVALKPLHDKFKIKRIIYSTYQAVSGAGNLGIKDLDVDIEVNLNKFQYLIKGNLIPQIDVFTDNGYTKEEMKMINETRKILQDESLKITATCVRVPIENSHSESINVEFENDFTLDDILNELKNFKGITLIDDIKKNKYPMPRYISGKDEVFVGRIRLDESCDKAINIWVVADNILKGAALNAVQIAEYILNNKGE
- a CDS encoding small, acid-soluble spore protein, alpha/beta type, translating into MSNSSSLKRVIKQKLKSNKKLTELEQLRENLKYEIAEELGLKDKVDKYGWSGLTSSETGKIGGIMTKRKKELNVPKNSDILNRSK
- the dxr gene encoding 1-deoxy-D-xylulose-5-phosphate reductoisomerase; the protein is MKNISILGATGSIGIQSLDVIKNNPHKFKLNSISIGENITKLREILKHFSPELVCLKNKDDFERMHAEYPNIKFTYGNEGLLEIATFNKSDTIINSLVGNIGLLPTIYAIESHKNIALANKETLVTAGHIINKKIKQYNVELIPLDSEHSAIFQCLNGKTHEDIKNIILTASGGSFRDKTREELKNVTIEDALKHPNWSMGAKITIDSATMANKGLEIIEAHFLFNVDYQNIKVILHRESIIHSMVEFNDSSIIAQLGTPDMRVPIQYALTYPDRIQNKNFKPLNFEEISSLNFSKVDLSRYPCVKMAFDAGKLGGTATTVFNSSNEEAVRLFLTKKISFLDIENLIEKSLSHYGVIENPDLNTIIELDKEVKSFIYEKSKNI
- the dxs gene encoding 1-deoxy-D-xylulose-5-phosphate synthase, with amino-acid sequence MKKFDHLYRINNPSFLKKLSIDELYLLSDQIRDFLIESLSSTGGHVSSNLGVIELTIALHYIFNFEKDKLIFDVGHQCYAHKILTGRAKFFNSLRKFNGLSGFPRRSESNFDVWETGHSSTSLSAALAFAVSRDFKNTSENIVSVIGDGALTGGMALEALNNIGYEQRKLIIILNDNQMSISKNICAIIPKNSNNKDIYDSSSYISNLKKNESINYSIKNFFQSMNLHYSGPIDGHNIKSLINNLTEIKNISKPCVLHIITKKGKGIHNAENDAVGSWHGIGPFDKSTGLKIKSKKQNHRAWGAVISETVEHLAKKDKNIICITPAMTKGSKLEFFKNKFPNRTFDVGIAEQHGATFSAALALSKLKPIFFVYSTFLQRAYDQIIHDIARQNINMVIAIDKCGFATGDGDTHHGIYDISFLRPIPNISIVMPKDQIEAQHLLHNCLYNYEDKGIISYRYPRGYSELTHVPHFKNIRFGSWTVEKEGNDLAILTFGPMLDIAHEICNSLKSENINIKIVNARFIKPMDEDMLHEIFKSNVPIVTIEEACKIGGFGSGICEFAIKHKYKNDIEIFGIENNFFHHGDTNSLRKISGLDPELIVNKIKSLAYIH